A stretch of the Streptomyces sp. NBC_01264 genome encodes the following:
- a CDS encoding IS110 family transposase, giving the protein MPDRHRQRDNAPDRPAEQVLLGVDTHKDVHAAAVITVLGATLDRRDFRATAAGFRQLTTWARSFGTLRRAGVECTCSCGKALARHLNAEDIEVTEVNQPDKAARRRHGKTHAVDAEAAARAVLSGRATESPKTGDGPAETLRLFKLAKGSAIKARTQAINQLKSVLICADPTLREDLAQLANPHLIKHCAQLDDALHDGPAGAARHTLRLLARRIQHLTEEIDDLVKQVARAVKASRPGLLDVRGIGPDSAAALLITAGDNPERLTSEAAFAALCGVSPVEQSSGKTQRRRLNRGGDRQANAALYRAVLTRLRWDPRTQHYLQRRTAEGKTKREIIRCLKRYIAREIYRLLTPTTTAPTTATPAP; this is encoded by the coding sequence ATCCCAGACCGCCACCGACAACGTGACAATGCCCCCGACCGACCCGCCGAACAGGTACTGCTCGGCGTGGACACGCACAAGGACGTCCACGCCGCGGCCGTGATCACGGTCCTCGGCGCCACGCTGGACCGCCGCGACTTCCGTGCCACGGCCGCGGGCTTCCGCCAACTCACCACCTGGGCACGCTCCTTCGGCACGCTTCGACGGGCCGGGGTGGAATGCACCTGCTCCTGTGGCAAGGCACTGGCCCGCCACCTGAACGCCGAGGACATCGAGGTGACCGAGGTCAACCAGCCCGACAAGGCCGCCCGGCGCCGCCACGGCAAGACCCACGCGGTCGATGCCGAGGCCGCCGCCCGCGCCGTATTGTCCGGACGCGCCACCGAGAGTCCGAAGACCGGCGACGGCCCCGCCGAGACACTACGGCTGTTCAAGCTCGCGAAAGGATCCGCGATCAAGGCCCGCACCCAGGCCATCAACCAACTCAAAAGCGTCCTGATCTGCGCCGACCCTACTCTGCGCGAGGACCTCGCCCAGCTGGCCAACCCCCACCTGATCAAACACTGCGCCCAGCTCGACGACGCGCTCCACGACGGACCTGCGGGCGCCGCCCGCCACACCCTGCGGCTGCTCGCCCGCCGCATCCAGCATCTGACCGAGGAGATAGACGACCTGGTCAAACAGGTAGCCCGGGCCGTGAAGGCCAGCCGTCCCGGCCTGCTCGACGTGCGTGGAATCGGCCCGGACAGCGCCGCCGCCCTGCTCATCACCGCCGGAGACAACCCCGAGCGCCTCACCAGCGAGGCCGCGTTCGCCGCCCTGTGCGGAGTCAGCCCCGTCGAGCAGTCCTCCGGCAAGACCCAACGCCGCCGGCTCAACCGCGGCGGCGACCGCCAAGCCAACGCCGCCCTCTACCGCGCCGTGCTCACCCGCCTCCGCTGGGACCCACGCACCCAGCACTACCTGCAACGACGCACAGCAGAAGGCAAGACCAAGCGGGAGATCATCCGATGCCTCAAACGCTACATCGCACGAGAGATCTACCGACTCCTCACCCCCACCACGACGGCACCCACCACCGCGACACCCGCACCTTGA